ACAGTTGCCTTCTTTTTTAAACCTACTATCTTATTTCATCTCTAGCCAACTCCAATTCACTTAACAGGCTTTTGTTATTCCTTGggttattttttttttgggaggcAAAGATGGCATATTAAGGGTTCTTCCGCATGCTGTAACTGTAATATCGATGTCTCCATTTTCCGTAGAGCATTTGCTACAGGTTCATATGTTGTGCCTATTGGCTCTGCTCTACAAGTAATATGCCTTCGTGTAATTTGCAACAGTGTGGATCTACAAGTAAGATGTGATCTGGTCACAAGCTCCTCTTCTTTGTTTCAGGATGACCCTGTGTACAAAATGAATCTGGCTGATTTGAAGCTAGAAGGAAACAAGGCATACAAGAACAAAGATTATTCTACTGCAGAAAAACTCTACTCCGTGGTATATGCTGCACCATGCGCTCATTTATCCCCACTCTTTGGAACATTTTGAAACTATACTAAGAATTAAAAATGGGGAATAATGTACCAGCATTACTGTGCcaatttctgtagtagtgacatTAGGAAAAAGTGCAGCGATGCATGTTTATTGGTAGAATTAGCATATATTTATGTGTTAATTGTTGGTTTGATATGGTGTAGGCTATAATGAAGAGTGCCGGTCCACCTGATGCAACATTGTTCTCCAATAGGAGTCTCTGCCTGATTAAAATGGGTGAAGGAGAGAAGGCTCTGCTTCACGCTGAAGCATGTTGGGTTATGCAGCCTTATTGGCCAAAAGCTTACTACCGGAAAGGGGCTGCTCATATGCTCTTGAAGGTGAGTTAAGCATAACATATGTTATGACGCTTGTGTTGCTTTAGTAATCCTTATGACTTAGCAAACCACACCTTTCAGGACTATGAAAAAGCATGTGATGCATTTCTTGATGGCCTGAAGTTGGACCCGGCAAATGCTGAAATGAAGGAGGCACTCAAGTACCGTACCTATCCCCAGCTCTGTTTATTCGATTTAACCTCATTTGTTTTTAATTAATTACCCCCCATGTAAATGTCGTAGCTCATGTCATCTGTAGTTTTATTTTAATAGGAACATGCATATGAATAAATTCAAATCGGTTAGGTTAAATTCATATGGATGGTGGGTCATTGTTAGTTGAATTAAGAGGAGCTGAAGTTGTTATTTTTTTGTTATTGCAAAGTCGGTCCACTTTATGTGCATACTGTAATTGACCTAATTTGATTATGCAGAGAGTCTTTgaactccttgaagatatctcgCGCAACAACAAATCTCTTGGAGTTGTCCCTCGCCCACAAGAACATTATGCAAGACTAGGCCCCACCTGCTTCGGTGTCCCGCCTAATCTGCAATAATCACCAAATATTTCTCTGCATTAGCTATCAGTTGGTTCTGAACATTATATTCTGATTACTTTTTTTTAGCGACCGTGCCTAAgcatgtttttcattaagaggagaaGAAGAATTTTCAAGTACAAGAGGAGGATCGCGGTAGTAGCGAGCTCCCCCGCAACACGAAGAAAAAGTTTAGACTATTACATTTGGAATATCTAGCGACCTAGAAACGACTGCCAACGGAAACATTCTTTGTAAACAAATAAAACCAGTTCTAGCCCAAGCACTTCCTTCTTCTAGCACTTGTGCGACCATCTCATGAACCGAAGCAGCTTTTTGTTGGAAAATTCGATTATTCCTTGCTTTCCACAATAACCAGGAAGTCAGAACAACTAAGGTGTCAAAGGCCTTCCTGTCTTCACGCCG
This genomic interval from Panicum virgatum strain AP13 chromosome 8K, P.virgatum_v5, whole genome shotgun sequence contains the following:
- the LOC120645336 gene encoding hsp70-Hsp90 organizing protein-like → MSKTINSVYFDAADSGSFFFDGDARRIAGADVTKGICKFTPLILAANEGLTDFYECLIEAGGDPNIPEEDDPVYKMNLADLKLEGNKAYKNKDYSTAEKLYSVAIMKSAGPPDATLFSNRSLCLIKMGEGEKALLHAEACWVMQPYWPKAYYRKGAAHMLLKDYEKACDAFLDGLKLDPANAEMKEALKESLNSLKISRATTNLLELSLAHKNIMQD